Below is a window of Pseudomonas monteilii DNA.
GGTTAATCTGCCCTACGCTTCCGAAACGGAGGCAGGAAGTTTCCGAAAACGCCACTAGCCCACCCGTATTCGCGCCACCCTCGCAGCCGGTTGGGTCATACTCCCGGACCTGCCACCGTGTCGCGCTCGCTGCGCGTCCTTGCCAAGGAGGTCTGCATGTTCGAGTCCAGCGCCCAATTGCGCCAACGTTTCGCCGCGTTGCGCAGCACGGCCGAGGTGTTTTCCCTGCGCCACGTGCGCCAGTCCCAGCAAAGCCTGTCGGTGCGCCGCAACGTCGTGGAGCCGCCGTTCTTCAGCCGTGACGAAGGCGCCATGCTCACCGTGCGCGTCCAGGGTGTGGAAGCCTATGCCGCCACCGCCGACCTGTCCCAGTCAGGGCTGCAGGCCGCGCTCGAGCGTGCCGAACGGCTGGCGCGGCAGATCGCGCGCTACAGCCTGCTCGACCTCAGCGGCCAGCCGGCGCCCACGGCCCGCCATGACCACGTTTCGCCCAACCTGGAGCAACCGCTGCCCACGCTGAGCCACTGGCTGGAGCTGCTGGCGACGGAGTCGGCCAGGGTGCCGAAGGACGAGCGTCTGGTGGACTGGCAGGCGAGCCTGGGCATCACCGAGGTGGAGCAGATCTACCTGAACAGCGCCGGTGCCGAACTGCGTCAGGCCCAGCGCTTCCTGTTCCCTGGCATGAGCGTCACCGCCAGCGACGGGCGCGACAGCCAGAGCCGCAGCCTGGGCCGGGAGAACTTCGGCCAGCAGGGCGGGGCCGAGGTGGTCGAGCAGTGCGGCCTGATCGGTGCCGGCGCCCAGGTGGCCGATGAAGCCTTGCAGCTGCTGTTGGCGCCCAACACGCCCAGCGGCGCCCGCGACCTGCTGCTGATGCCCGATCAGATGAGCCTGCAGATCCA
It encodes the following:
- a CDS encoding peptidase C69, with translation MFESSAQLRQRFAALRSTAEVFSLRHVRQSQQSLSVRRNVVEPPFFSRDEGAMLTVRVQGVEAYAATADLSQSGLQAALERAERLARQIARYSLLDLSGQPAPTARHDHVSPNLEQPLPTLSHWLELLATESARVPKDERLVDWQASLGITEVEQIYLNSAGAELRQAQRFLFPGMSVTASDGRDSQSRSLGRENFGQQGGAEVVEQCGLIGAGAQVADEALQLLLAPNTPSGARDLLLMPDQMSLQIHESIGHPLEMDRILGDERNYAGTSFVTPADFGHLRYGSPLLDVTFDPTLPEELASYSHDDEGTPASKQFLIREGMLLRPLGGALSQARSGLDGVANSRASSWNRAPIDRMANLNIEPGTQSLHQLIGSVERGILMRTNRSWSIDDARNKFQFGCEWGQLIEDGELKGVVKNPNYRGISARFWRSLIGVGDASTRQVLGTPNCGKGEPNQVIRVGHASPACLFSQIDVFGGQA